The following proteins are co-located in the Macadamia integrifolia cultivar HAES 741 chromosome 3, SCU_Mint_v3, whole genome shotgun sequence genome:
- the LOC122073186 gene encoding leucine-rich repeat receptor-like tyrosine-protein kinase PXC3, with protein MGFLYWVSLSLVGFLYRTHLVIALHDDRSIMLALKKELEVPGWGANDSDYCSWTGVKCSSNLSMMVEKLDLSHHDLQGNVTLASRLKALQWLDLSFNNFHGSIPSAFGNLSELWFLDLSWNKFESSIPPELGNITSLRSLNLSYNSLTGRIPDELQGLESIENLQISGNRLNGSIPDWVGNLSNLRFFTAYENELSGKIPENLGSASDLQLLNLHSNQLEGNIPKNIFEAGKLQILVLTMNKLTGNLPESIGNCKGLLSIRIGNNMLIGSIPKSIGNISSLAYFEADYNNLSGEIVVELSQCTNLTLLNLAFNGFTGTIPPELGKLIYLQELIVSGNSLFGEIPRSIIWCRNLNKLDLSNNRFNGTIPEDLCNAPRLQFLLLSQNSIRGEIPHEIGNCAKLLELELGSNYLTGTIPPEIGRIKNLQIALNLSFNHLHGPLPSELGKLDKLVSLDVSNNQLSGIIPSALRGMMSLIEVNFSNNMFSGQVPIFGPFQKSAKSSFTGNKGLCGEPLNSYCGSSFGSDHGGYHHKVSYRIILAVIGSGLAVFISVTVVVLLFVMREKQEKASMDAGIIEDGAANPPVIIAGNIFVENLRQAIDFDAAVKATLKESNKLSTGTFSTVYKAVMPSGMILSVKRLKSMDRTVIHHQSKMIRELERLGKLYHDNLMRPLGFVIYEDLVLLLHDYLPNGTLAQLLHDSTKKTEYVPDWPTRLSIAIGVAEGLDFLHHVAIIHLDISSGNIVLDANSKPLVGEIEISKLLDPSRGTASISAVAGSFGYIPPEYAYTMQVTAPGNVYSYGVVLLEILTTRFPVDEAFGEGIDLVKWVHGAPARGETPEQILDARLSTVSFAWRREMLAVLKVALLCTDSTPAKRPKMKKVVEMLQEIHQS; from the exons ATGGGTTTTCTCTACTgggtttctctttctctggttGGCTTTTTGTACAGAACCCACCTGGTTATTGCTCTACACGATGATCGATCGATAATGTTGGCTCTTAAGAAGGAGCTTGAAGTGCCTGGATGGGGTGCCAATGATTCTGATTACTGTTCTTGGACGGGCGTAAAGTGCAGCTCCAACCTATCTATGATGGTAGAAAAGCTTGACCTATCTCACCATGACCTCCAAGGTAATGTAACCTTAGCCTCTCGGCTCAAAGCCTTACAATGGCTCGACCTTTCTTTCAATAACTTTCATGGGTCTATTCCTTCAGCTTTTGGGAATCTATCAGAGCTATGGTTTCTTGATTTATCTTGGAATAAGTTTGAGAGCTCCATTCCCCCAGAGTTGGGTAATATTACAAGCCTTAGATCATTAAACCTCTCTTATAACTCGCTTACTGGAAGAATTCCTGATGAACTTCAAGGTCTAGAAAGTATAGAGAATCTTCAAATTTCTGGGAATAGATTGAATGGGTCTATTCCAGATTGGGTGGGGAATTTATCCAATCTGAGATTCTTCACTGCCTATGAGAATGAATTAAGTGGCAAAATTCCTGAAAATTTAGGCTCTGCTTCTGACCTTCAGCTGTTGAATCTTCACTCCAACCAGCTTGAAGGAAATATCCCAAAGAACATTTTTGAGGCTGGGAAGCTGCAGATTTTGGTCCTTACCATGAACAAGTTGACCGGGAATCTTCCTGAATCGATCGGAAACTGCAAAGGCCTTTTGAGTATCCGGATTGGAAACAACATGCTTATCGGAAGCATTCCTAAATCCATTGGCAATATCAGTAGCCTTGCATACTTTGAAGCAGATTACAACAATCTCTCTGGAGAGATTGTGGTAGAGTTGTCTCAATGTACTAACCTCACCCTTCTGAATTTAGCATTTAATGGGTTTACAGGAACAATTCCTCCAGAGCTTGGAAAGCTTATTTACTTGCAGGAATTAATTGTTTCTGGTAATAGTCTCTTTGGAGAAATTCCAAGGTCCATTATTTGGTGCAGGAACCTTAACAAGCTCGATCTAAGTAACAACAGATTCAATGGCACCATACCAGAAGACCTCTGCAATGCACCTAGATTGCAATTCCTGCTTCTGAGCCAGAACTCAATAAGAGGTGAGATACCTCATGAGATTGGCAATTGTGCAAAACTGCTTGAGTTGGAATTGGGCAGTAACTATCTGACCGGCACTATCCCTCCTGAGATCGGGCGGATCAAGAATTTGCAGATAGCGCTCAATCTGAGCTTCAATCATCTTCATGGACCACTACCCTCTGAACTAGGGAAACTCGACAAGCTGGTTTCGTTAGATGTCTCTAACAATCAACTTTCCGGGATTATCCCATCTGCACTCAGAGGCATGATGAGCTTGATAGAGGTAAATTTCTCCAATAATATGTTCAGTGGTCAAGTACCCATCTTTGGTCCATTCCAGAAGAGTGCCAAATCAAGCTTTACAGGTAATAAAGGACTCTGTGGAGAGCCACTGAATTCTTACTGTGGAAGTTCTTTTGGTTCTGACCATGGGGGTTACCATCACAAGGTTTCATACAGGATCATATTGGCTGTTATTGGTTCTGGTTTGGCAGTTTTCATATCGGTAACAGTTGTCGTTCTTCTGTTTGTTATGAGGGAGAAGCAAGAAAAAGCATCCATGGATGCAGGCATTATTGAAGATGGAGCTGCTAATCCACCAGTTATAATAGCAGGAAACATCTTTGTTGAGAATCTTAGACAAGCAATAGATTTTGATGCTGCTGTGAAAGCAACATTAAAGGAGTCCAATAAGCTCAGCACTGGGACATTCAGCACGGTTTACAAGGCAGTAATGCCTTCTGGTATGATTCTATCAGTGAAGAGACTGAAATCCATGGATAGAACAGTAATTCATCACCAGAGCAAGATGATTAGAGAACTCGAAAGGCTGGGGAAACTCTACCATGATAATTTGATGAGGCCCCTAGGATTTGTAATCTATGAAGATCTTGTTCTTTTGCTGCATGATTATTTGCCCAATGGAACATTGGCTCAGCTTCTTCATGACTCAACCAAGAAGACTGAATATGTACCTGATTGGCCTACAAGGCTCTCCATTGCTATCGGAGTAGCAGAAGGGTTAGATTTCCTTCATCATGTAGCTATTATCCATCTTGATATCTCTTCAGGTAACATAGTTTTAGATGCCAATTCAAAGCCTTTGGTTGGGGAGATTGAGATATCAAAACTCCTGGATCCATCAAGGGGCACCGCAAGTATCAGTGCAGTGGCCGGTTCATTTGGTTACATCCCCCCAG AATATGCATATACAATGCAAGTTACAGCACCAGGAAATGTTTATAGCTATGGCGTTGTGCTACTTGAGATTCTTACAACCCGATTTCCGGTTGATGAGGCCTTTGGTGAAGGGATCGATCTGGTGAAATGGGTTCATGGAGCTCCTGCAAGAGGAGAGACCCCGGAGCAGATACTTGATGCAAGGCTGAGCACAGTTTCCTTTgcatggaggagagagatgctTGCAGTTCTGAAGGTTGCCTTGCTCTGCACTGACAGCACACCAGCTAAACGGCCCAAAATGAAGAAGGTGGTGGAGATGCTGCAAGAAATACACCAAAGCTGA